Proteins found in one Carassius auratus strain Wakin chromosome 42, ASM336829v1, whole genome shotgun sequence genomic segment:
- the LOC113060670 gene encoding uncharacterized protein LOC113060670 gives MELWTVLYLVSLLNMACCLLESSYIVRLNKLSFEDAQNYCKPGSFLTNIPNEKDMAKILKTIWDINSKSTTSFWIGLKRDKGTCVQQQLPLKGFFWTVDNSTQSDVKTWKTQPTGTCSHLRCGLLSVEYSDSGTKSNGFVDTACKQEHPFICKRNIKLTCSRPEILNTHDMIEPINDPYTCQIVCRSGARFNLTCSKDLVWTLVGNENMNISQLCQECNKGYRTDASGNCVDVNECEELKPCEHKCQNTEGSYKCLCSYNDDGICNGPSKPPTTNRKSYEYSNINRGKSRLTQPTFLPTDDVRMHETVIHIEESSGDISNIVVPVIIALLIFIVLLVIVAAIVKGCQRRRSIKPAKRKAEAVPLNGFSSKEKVNEKEET, from the coding sequence ATGGAGCTCTGGACGGTACTATATCTTGTGAGTCTCCTGAACATGGCATGTTGTTTGCTCGAATCATCCTACATTGTTCGCTTGAACAAACTCTCATTCGAAGATGCTCAGAATTATTGCAAACCTGGAAGCTTCCTGACCAACATTCCAAATGAGAAGGATATGGCAAAGATTCTGAAAACAATCTGGGATATTAATAGCAAATCCACCACGTCATTTTGGATTGGACTGAAGAGGGATAAAGGCACCTGTGTTCAACAGCAATTGCCTCTTAAAGGATTCTTCTGGACGGTGGACAACAGCACTCAATCTGATGTTAAAACCTGGAAAACCCAACCTACAGGTACTTGCTCACATCTTCGCTGTGGGCTGCTTTCAGTGGAATACAGTGACTCTGGCACAAAAAGCAATGGTTTTGTGGATACTGCCTGCAAACAGGAACATCCTTTCATTTGCAAACGAAACATCAAGCTGACATGTTCTCGACCAGAAATACTCAACACACATGACATGATTGAGCCAATAAATGATCCGTATACATGTCAGATTGTTTGCCGTTCTGGTGCCAGGTTCAATCTGACATGCTCCAAAGATCTAGTTTGGACTCTAGTCGGCAACGAAAACATGAATATATCTCAACTCTGCCAAGAGTGCAATAAAGGCTACAGGACAGATGCGTCCGGAAACTGTGTGGATGTAAACGAATGTGAAGAGTTGAAACCATGTGAACACAAATGCCAGAACACAGAAGGCTCCTACAAATGTCTCTGTTCATACAATGACGATGGCATTTGTAATGGTCCATCAAAGCCGCCCACCACCAATCGGAAAAGCTATGAATATTCAAACATAAACCGGGGCAAATCTAGGTTAACTCAGCCTACGTTTCTGCCTACTGATGATGTCAGAATGCATGAGACAGTCATACACATTGAGGAGAGCAGTGGTGACATTTCAAATATCGTAGTACCTGTGATAATAGCTCTGTTGATTTTCATAGTGCTGCTGGTGATTGTGGCAGCGATTGTGAAAGGCTGCCAGAGGAGGAGATCCATAAAACCGGCCAAGAGGAAGGCGGAGGCTGTGCCTCTAAATGGATTCAGCTCCAAAGAGAAGGTGAATGAAAAGGAGGAAACCTAA
- the LOC113060341 gene encoding somatostatin receptor type 1, translating to MASCCTCDVCECDACGCGVTVHGAETSQRWDARSRVSQHRCAHFLIYKLLKIHRKAQNSVGMLPNDTFKNLEDGLYLINFSSNETHNGDSHGSSAIFISFIYSVVCLVGLCGNSMVIYVIFRYAKMKTATNIYILNLAIADELLMLSVPFLVTSSLLHHWPFGSLLCRLVLSVDAINMFTSIYCLTVLSIDRYISVVHPIKAARYRRPTIAKMVNLGVWMFSILVILPIIIFSTTAPNSDGSVACNMQMPEPERQWMAVFVIYAFLMGFLFPVIAICMCYILIIVKMRVVALKAGWQQRKKSERKITLMVMMVVTVFVICWMPFHIMQLVSVFVQQHNATLSQLAVILGYANSCANPILYGFLSDNFRRSFQRILCLRWWDNATEEPIDYYATALKSRGYSVDDFQPENLESGSTYRNGTCTSRTTTL from the coding sequence ATGGCGTCATGTTGCACGTGTGACGTCTGTGAGTGTGATGCATGTGGATGTGGAGtaactgtccatggtgctgaaacgtCGCAGCGTTGGGATGCGCGTTCCAGAGTCTCGCAGCATCGGTGCGCGCATTTTCTAATTTATAAACTCTTAAAAATCCATAGAAAGGCTCAAAACAGTGTCGGAATGCTGCCCAACGACACCTTCAAGAACCTGGAGGATGGTTTATATTTGATAAACTTCTCCAGCAACGAGACGCATAACGGGGATTCTCACGGCAGCAGCGCGATCTTCATCTCCTTCATCTATTCCGTGGTCTGTCTGGTGGGACTCTGTGGAAACTCGATGGTGATTTATGTGATCTTCAGGTATGCGAAGATGAAAACTGCGACGAACATCTACATTTTAAACTTGGCGATCGCGGATGAGTTACTCATGTTGAGTGTGCCTTTCTTAGTCACCTCTTCGTTACTTCACCACTGGCCCTTTGGTTCTCTCCTGTGTCGATTGGTTTTAAGTGTTGATGCTATTAACATGTTCACCAGCATCTATTGTCTGACTGTGTTGAGTATCGATCGCTACATCTCCGTGGTGCATCCCATCAAAGCAGCCCGGTACCGGAGACCCACTATCGCCAAAATGGTCAACTTAGGAGTCTGGATGTTCTCCATCCTGGTCATCCTACCCATCATCATCTTCTCCACCACTGCACCCAACTCGGACGGATCGGTGGCTTGCAACATGCAGATGCCTGAGCCCGAGCGTCAGTGGATGGCTGTATTTGTGATCTACGCCTTTCTGATGGGCTTTCTCTTCCCTGTCATTGCCATATGCATGTGCTACATCCTTATCATAGTGAAGATGCGGGTGGTCGCGTTGAAAGCGGGCTGGCAGCAGCGAAAAAAGTCCGAGAGGAAGATCAcgctgatggtgatgatggtggtgacGGTGTTTGTGATCTGCTGGATGCCTTTCCACATCATGCAGCTGGTCAGCGTGTTCGTCCAACAGCACAACGCCACCCTCAGTCAGCTGGCTGTGATTTTGGGATATGCCAACAGCTGTGCCAACCCCATCCTGTACGGGTTCCTGTCGGACAACTTCAGACGCTCCTTCCAGAGGATTTTATGCCTCCGGTGGTGGGATAACGCCACGGAGGAGCCCATAGATTACTATGCCACGGCTCTGAAGAGTCGAGGATACAGTGTGGATGACTTTCAGCCCGAAAATCTGGAGTCGGGCAGCACGTACAGGAATGGCACCTGCACATCTAGAACTACAACGCTGTAG